A window of the Diabrotica undecimpunctata isolate CICGRU chromosome 1, icDiaUnde3, whole genome shotgun sequence genome harbors these coding sequences:
- the LOC140452827 gene encoding uncharacterized protein: MKLFTCLLLVGVCASQVFAAPGAPAERKDLATILLERAAARAEAIAKRIEDSGVIDKAIAGAEAIGKKIEETGVIDKAVAGAEALAKRVEQTGVIDKAKQTAGQLYKKVEDTGIIGKAQAEAGKVYKTIDDTGILNKAKEQANAVINSPIAELVRQRTHQVMEKVGESKLGEALAAKAEPYIQAAAKSGCALAKSANADGLKLPTDYHCQEEENA; the protein is encoded by the coding sequence ATGAAGTTGTTCACCTGTTTACTCCTTGTTGGTGTTTGCGCCAGCCAGGTATTTGCAGCTCCTGGCGCTCCAGCAGAAAGAAAAGATTTAGCTACTATCTTGTTGGAAAGAGCAGCTGCACGTGCCGAAGCAATTGCTAAAAGAATCGAAGATAGTGGAGTCATTGACAAAGCAATAGCTGGGGCTGAAGCAATTGGCAAAAAAATTGAGGAAACTGGAGTCATCGACAAAGCCGTAGCTGGTGCAGAAGCTCTTGCCAAAAGAGTTGAACAAACTGGAGTTATCGACAAGGCCAAGCAAACAGCCGGACAACTTTACAAGAAAGTCGAAGACACTGGAATCATTGGAAAAGCTCAAGCTGAAGCCGGTAAGGTATACAAAACAATCGACGATACAGGTATCCTTAACAAGGCTAAAGAGCAAGCTAATGCAGTAATCAATAGCCCAATTGCTGAGTTAGTCAGACAAAGAACTCACCAGGTTATGGAGAAAGTAGGAGAGTCAAAATTAGGTGAAGCTCTTGCTGCCAAAGCAGAACCTTACATTCAAGCTGCTGCCAAATCTGGATGTGCTCTTGCTAAATCAGCAAACGCAGATGGTTTGAAGTTACCTACCGATTACCACTgtcaagaagaagaaaatgcttaA